Proteins encoded together in one Pseudomonas sp. Seg1 window:
- a CDS encoding glycosyltransferase family 4 protein yields the protein MNFTVAKNKAKQAISYYRTHGLLPLVKKTIESIESNKSAIFTKNDVLGFYDFALYQPSGVTYVEGSAEANTVTWVVPAYGKGSGGHLNIFRFVFLLEKLGYECRVVIVGSHPEYDIKQAKRQISDWFFPLKAQVYDGLASVPASYYMMATSWQTAYYVRNFQNAKHKCYFVQDFEPYFYAVGSESALAEATYSFGFNCITAGDWLANKLRAEYGADAYPIGFSYDRALYKVKEAKRTTGKKVFFYARPPTPRRAFELGLITLNEVVKRIPDVEVIFAGWDVSSFKIPFAHVNAGTMKVSDLPDLYNQCDVALVLSFTNLSLLPLELMACGVPVVSNRAPCTEWLLNDRNSILTEAVPERLADAVCELLQRPETHAAIRSEGLETANFSSWELEAEKLKNALIEIDN from the coding sequence ATGAATTTTACAGTCGCGAAGAACAAAGCCAAGCAAGCGATAAGCTATTATCGTACGCACGGACTGCTGCCCCTGGTAAAGAAAACGATTGAAAGCATCGAGTCAAACAAGTCGGCGATTTTTACAAAGAATGATGTTCTTGGTTTTTATGATTTTGCACTCTACCAACCTTCAGGTGTGACCTATGTGGAAGGGAGTGCTGAAGCAAACACGGTTACATGGGTTGTACCTGCTTATGGCAAAGGATCAGGCGGGCACCTCAATATTTTCCGTTTTGTGTTCCTGCTAGAGAAGCTCGGCTACGAGTGTCGGGTTGTAATCGTCGGGTCTCACCCGGAATACGACATTAAACAAGCAAAGAGACAGATCTCTGACTGGTTTTTCCCATTAAAAGCTCAAGTGTATGATGGTCTGGCTTCTGTTCCGGCTTCTTACTACATGATGGCAACATCCTGGCAGACCGCTTACTATGTTCGCAACTTTCAAAATGCCAAGCATAAATGTTATTTTGTTCAGGATTTTGAGCCCTATTTTTATGCTGTCGGATCGGAGTCTGCGCTGGCCGAAGCTACATATTCTTTCGGATTCAACTGTATAACTGCCGGAGATTGGCTGGCAAACAAGCTTCGAGCGGAATATGGGGCTGATGCATATCCTATTGGTTTTTCATATGATCGTGCTTTGTATAAAGTCAAAGAGGCGAAAAGAACAACTGGGAAGAAGGTCTTCTTCTATGCCCGTCCTCCTACTCCGCGGCGCGCCTTTGAGCTTGGGTTGATTACGTTGAATGAAGTAGTCAAGCGAATTCCCGATGTGGAGGTTATATTTGCCGGTTGGGACGTTTCGTCCTTTAAAATACCGTTCGCTCACGTGAATGCCGGGACCATGAAAGTTAGTGATCTACCCGATCTCTACAACCAGTGCGATGTGGCTCTTGTGCTCTCGTTTACGAATCTGTCGCTCCTTCCGCTAGAGTTGATGGCGTGTGGGGTGCCTGTTGTCAGCAATCGTGCTCCTTGCACTGAGTGGCTGTTGAATGATCGTAATTCCATCCTGACTGAAGCAGTACCTGAACGTCTCGCTGACGCAGTTTGTGAGCTGTTACAGCGCCCAGAGACGCATGCTGCAATTCGCTCTGAGGGACTGGAGACTGCGAATTTTTCCAGTTGGGAATTAGAAGCTGAAAAGCTCAAGAATGCGTTAATTGAAATTGATAACTAA